From the genome of Pseudomonas migulae:
GCTGGTCATTTCGTTGACGGCGGTGGCGGCCTGCTCGATTTCGTTGTTCTGTTGGGTCAGGCCACGGGCGCTTTCGTCGGTGACACTGTTGAGCTCTTCGGCGGCGGAGGCCAGTTGCGTGGCCGAGCCGGAAATCCGCTGCAGGGTGTCACGCAGCTTGTCCTGCATCTTCGACATGGCCAGCAGCAAGCGACCGGCTTCGTCTTCGCCATCAACGGTGATCGGGCGGGTCAGGTTGCCTTCAGCGATTTCCTCGGCGGCGCTCAAGGCGTTAGCGATCGGCCTGGTGATGCTGTTGGTCAGCAACCAGGCAAACAGCACGGTCAGGCCGGTGGCGATGACCAGCAGGGTGATCACCAGGTTGAAGGCCGAGGAATATTGATCGGCGGCGCGCTGATTGGTGTCGAGGGTCTGCTGGGTGTTGATCTCCAGCAAGCGATTGAGCACCGCGTTGACCGCTTCGGAGTTGGTCAGCAGATCGGTGTTGAGCAAGGTGCGCAGTTCATCGACCTGGTTATTGCGCGACAGGGTCTTCATCCGGTCTTCGATCTGGCGGTACTGCCCCAGCAACTGCACGTATTGATCGTAGGCTGCTCGTTCCTGCGGGCTGGCGATCAGCTTTTCGTAGGTCGCCTGAGCCGTGCGAATCTGTTGATTGCGCGTGTCCAGCAGGTCAACGGTTTTCTGCTGAACGTCGGGTTCGCGGTTCACCAGCAAACGGTAAGACAAAACCCGCAGGCGCAAGGTGAGTTGAGTGAACTCGTCGAGGCTTTTGATACTCGGCACGCTGCTCAAGGTGATCTCCTCGGCGGCACCGCGAATCTTGCTCATCTGGTTCAAGGCAAATACCCCCAGAACCAGCATCAAACCGCCAATCAGAGCGAAGCCGAGGAACGCCCGCGGCGCGATATTCATATTACGAAGGGACATGGTGTTTACCAAAAAGAGCGCAGCCGTGCGGCGCTGGGACTGACGTATGAGTGACTTATCGGTCATACGACTAAAGTCTTGAGTGCCTGTGCGTATTTGTCGCATGCAGACCTCTATCTGTAGGAGCGAAGCTTGCTCGCGAAGGACGTCCAGGCACCGGGTTCATTCAGACAGAACGCGTTATCGTTAACGTCCTTCGCGAGCAAGCTTCGCTCCTACAGGGGGAGGCACGCTGGTTTTGACCTATGGCGACGAAGTGCAGGAACCAGATCCGCCAATCACAGTCTTTAAAGTTCGCGAGGAAGGTCACCCGCCAGGAAAATCAAGGCCTTGCGCCCCCATAACCCTGGCATCCGTGGTGACTTTTCTTTATCGTACGCGCCCTTTGAAAATGCCTGGAAAATCAAAATGTTGGAAGCATCCCTAAGCCAATTGGAACAGCTGGTCAGCGACCTCGTTCAACAGAACCAGAACCTGCTCGGCACCAACCAGACCCTGAGCGCCGAACTGGCCCAGGCCAAGGATGAAAACGAAAGCCTGCAACTGAGCCTGATGGAACAGGAAGAAAAACAAGGCGCCACCGCCGCTCGCATCCAGGCCCTGGTTGAACGCGTCAGCGCCGGCCCGGTCAGCGCATGAGTTACGGCGCCGCAGGGGTAAAAGTCGTCTCGATCCTGGGGGAGGACTATTCGATCAAGGCGCCGGCCGGGGAAGAGCAAACCCTGCTGGACGCCGCAATGATGTTGAAAGCCGCTTTGGCCGACACCAAAAGAAAGTACCCGACGCTGATCGGTGACCGCCTGCTGGTGCTGGCAGCCATGAATCTGTGCTCGCAGCAGATCGAAATGCAAAAGCAGCACAAGCTCGAACTCGACCGTTACCAAGAGCAAGTCAGCGCCACGGTTGAAGTGATCTCCAAGACGATCAATCAGGCCTGATCGGCTTTGCGCACAACCAAAGAATAAATTGTCGTTTGCGTTGTATACAATCGGCACGGCTGTTGCAGTGTTTCAGCCTCTTATTCTTTGGGGGTGCTCCATGCAGTTCTGGCGTCGCAGTATTCAATGGCAGTTGATCCTCAGTATGGGCACCGCCCTGCTGGTCAGTATTCTGATCGTGGTTGGCATTTATACCCTCGTGGTCAACCGCCTCGCCCAGCGCTATCTGGTGGAACAAGCACTGCCGTCGAGCATCGAAGCGATGCGCAACGACATCGAGCGCATCCTCGTTCAACCCCTCACCGCCGCCAAGGACATCGCCAGCAACAGCATGGTGCGTGACTGGCTGGCAGACGGCGAAAACCCTGCCCGGACCGCCGCGTTCGTCGAGTATCTGGAAGGCATCCGCGCCGAACACAAAGCCTTTACCGCGCTGATCGTCGGCACCGCTTCAAATCACTATTTCACTGAAAAAGGCCTGGACCGGACCCTCAGCCGTTCCAACCCCAAAGACGCCTGGTTCTACTCGTTCCTCGACAGCAACCAGCCGCGCACCCTCAATATCGACAATGACACCGCGACCGGAGAATTGGCGCTGTTCATCGACCTCAAGGTCGAACAGGCCGGCAAAGTCGTGGGCGTTGCCGGGCTGGGCCTGAGCATGAAAGAGCTGTCGGAGCTGATCCACAATTTCAACTTCGGTGAGCGCGGCAAGGTCTATCTCGTGCGTTCCGACGGTTTGATCCAGGTTCACCCCGACGCGCAATTCAGCGGCAAGCGCACCTTGGCCGAGCAGATCGGTGCTCCGGCAGCGCAAGCAGTGATGGGTCAAAAAGTCGCCACCAACAGCAGCTTTGTACGCGATGGCGAAGATTATCTGGCGTTGAGCCTGCCGCTGCGGGATCTGGGCTGGACCCTGGTGGCCGAAGTGCCACAGTCGCAGATCTACGCCGAGGCCCGCCGGGCCATGTGGATGAGCAGTGGAATTGGCTTGGCGGTAGCGCTGGTGTGCCTGCTGCTGGTGGTATTGCTGGCCCGTGGCCTGGTGCGTCCGATTCGTCAGGTAACAGCGGCGCTGGTAGCCATCGGTAGCGGTGGTGGAGATTTGACCCACAGGTTAGATTCCAGCCGCGCCGATGAGCTGGGAGATTTGGCGCGCGGCTTCAATCGATTCCTCGACAGTCAGCGCGAGATGATCGGCGAAGTGCTGACCACCAGCGAGCGCTTGCGTACGGCCGTCGGCCAAGTGGCGCGGGTGGTGGACAACACCGCCGAGCGCTCCGGCCGTCAGCAGGAAATGACCGACATGGTCGCCACCGCCGTCCACGAAATGGGCCTGACCGTACAGGAAATTGCGCAGAATGCCGGCAACGCGGCGGTCGCTTCGCAGAATGCTCGCGATGAAGCGATGCAGGCGCGGGAGGTGGTCGGTGGTTCGATCCGGCATATCGAAAGCATGTCC
Proteins encoded in this window:
- a CDS encoding cell division protein ZapA, whose protein sequence is MSYGAAGVKVVSILGEDYSIKAPAGEEQTLLDAAMMLKAALADTKRKYPTLIGDRLLVLAAMNLCSQQIEMQKQHKLELDRYQEQVSATVEVISKTINQA